CGCCAGCCCGAGGGCCGCCCAGCCGAGCCTGCGGTGGACCAGGAAGATACCGACGGCGAGCGCCATGGCCATCGTGGAGTGGTCGCTCACAAAGGAGAAGTCGGTCTTCCCGTCGACCAGGACCTCCAGCTCCTTGGGGTGGTCGACGAAGGGCCGCGGTCGCTCGACGAAGCCCCGGATCGGGATGTTGACCACCACGGCCGCCGCGGCGGCGAGCGGCGCCCAGGCCAGTCCGGCGACGGAGGCGACGGCGTCCTCGGCGGTGGCGCTGCGGCGCACGCTCCACCAGGCCCAGAGACCGACCACGGCGAGCCCGAGCATGATGCCGTACTCACCGACGAAGCCCATGATCCGGTCGACCCACGGCGGGGCGGCCTTGGACAGACCGTTGATCTCGTAGAGCAGGGTGAGGTCGGGACCCGACCCCGTGGCCCCGTCAGCGAGCGGAAGCCCTGTCCTCGGCTCCGCGAGGGAATCCCTCATTGCGAGTCCAGCCATCTGCTCCGGCCCCTTGCCTTGTTCGCCCTGAAACTGCTCTGTGTCCGTCCGAGCCCCCGTGACTGCTTCCCGGCCACGGTCCGCACCCCGGGGAGGCGCACCGTCTCCGCCGCTCTCCGTGACGGCCGCTCCGCCGCCGCGTCCCGCTCCGTCCAGGGAACGGCTCTCCCGCCCCGGACGTTCCACTCTCCACTGAACGATCACCATGACGTTATCGAAGAGAGATGCGTCGCCGCAGTTCAGGGCCGCGCCTCAGCAGAGCGTTCCCGCCGGGGCGGGGCCCGCGTCAGACCTCCGAAGGCCGCTTGGGCAACGCTTTCGCGCCGTCCGCGGTGACCCGGGTGGCCCCGAAGTAGTCCGGGGTGTCGATCTTGTCGAAGCGGATCAAGGCCCCGGTGCGGGGAGCGTTGATCATATATCCGCCCCCGACATAGATGCCGACGTGCCGGATGGCCCGGGAGTTGGTGAGGTCGTCCGAGAAGAAGACCAGGTCCCCGGGGAGCAGCTCGTCCCTGGCGGGGTGCGGTCCGGCGTTGTACTGGTCATTGGCCACCCGGGGCAGCTCGATGTCCACCGTGCGGTACGCGGCCTGGGTGAGCCCGGAACAGTCGAAGCGGCCGTCCTGTTCGGGGGTGCCGGTGCCGCCCCACAGGTATTTCTTGCCGAGTTGCTGCTGCGCGAAGTGGATCGCCGCGGCGGCCTGCCGGGAGGGGTCGACCCGGCCGATGGGCCGGGCGAAGCTCTTCTCCAGGGTGCGGATGATCCGCACATAGTTCTGGGTC
The nucleotide sequence above comes from Streptomyces clavuligerus. Encoded proteins:
- a CDS encoding phosphatase PAP2 family protein, which translates into the protein MRDSLAEPRTGLPLADGATGSGPDLTLLYEINGLSKAAPPWVDRIMGFVGEYGIMLGLAVVGLWAWWSVRRSATAEDAVASVAGLAWAPLAAAAAVVVNIPIRGFVERPRPFVDHPKELEVLVDGKTDFSFVSDHSTMAMALAVGIFLVHRRLGWAALGLAFAEGFLRIYMGVHYPTDVIGGFALGTAVTLLLAPLAMALLTPLVSAIAGSKAGGLVWARPPRSRRGDRREPFGIPEPRAEEGGEKGLAA
- a CDS encoding NlpC/P60 family protein; the encoded protein is MALSFIALLVIGTFTAAAGLFGAADGRNGSVGLAKGAVPARYQALVQQWGNLCPAINPALLAAQLYQESGWNPRAQSHAAAQGIAQFIPATWATHGIDGDKDGDRDVWDPADAIPSAASYDCAMAEYVKSAPGDPANNMLAAYNAGPYAVIKYGGIPPYRETQNYVRIIRTLEKSFARPIGRVDPSRQAAAAIHFAQQQLGKKYLWGGTGTPEQDGRFDCSGLTQAAYRTVDIELPRVANDQYNAGPHPARDELLPGDLVFFSDDLTNSRAIRHVGIYVGGGYMINAPRTGALIRFDKIDTPDYFGATRVTADGAKALPKRPSEV